The following proteins come from a genomic window of Frankia casuarinae:
- a CDS encoding FkbM family methyltransferase encodes MRFLITGGTGFLGSRVVDRALADGHRVVGLARSDAAATKLRRHGAGTVRGDLDDPATLLPAFREANCEALINIASLGFGHAETIVTAARAAGIRRAVFLSTTGIFTTLDPPSKRIRVAAEGTIAASGLDWTIIRPTMIYGGPDDRNMARLLALLRRVPVLPVPGGGHHLQQPVHVEDLARTVLRATTTAAAIGRAYDVAGPEALTFRQVVITAGAAVGRRVICVPVPVRPVIAVTRAYERRVSSPRLKAEQIARLIEDKAFAIDAARRDLDHRPRPFAAGIAAQATSSPYRVTPSRSPDRTETRMFRIDQATQLLQDLQRIARVAGPPTALRFGAAVARHAPTIRRAGNLDAADRAMATGGHTYRPLPGVTVMLPGTAFGGAREMYCRGVYHALPGYAPAAGEVVVDLGANQGLFSVLAARAGADVIAVEAQRGFAPAFINHAAGNGVSNHIQLLHALVGPTAGVFADPRARRNATHWDGDVDVLTMAEVFEAGGVDQVDLVKLDIEGSEFALFDEPGWLDAVGRIVMEVHTGFGDPRTLDDLLVRHGFEVTLLGNDLVPTAHLGDAASGYLYARRTRSTTRAIRGSAQPDGRPVSVPGSRPSSEPGFVDDPAPRGVSA; translated from the coding sequence ATGAGGTTCCTCATCACCGGTGGCACCGGTTTCCTCGGAAGCCGGGTGGTCGACCGGGCGCTCGCGGACGGACACCGGGTCGTCGGGCTGGCGCGCAGCGACGCGGCGGCGACGAAGCTGCGCCGACACGGCGCGGGGACTGTGCGCGGTGACCTCGACGATCCGGCGACGTTGCTCCCGGCGTTCCGCGAGGCGAACTGCGAGGCGCTGATCAACATCGCCTCACTCGGGTTCGGCCATGCGGAGACGATCGTGACCGCCGCCCGTGCGGCCGGCATTCGCCGGGCCGTCTTCCTTTCCACCACCGGGATCTTCACCACGCTCGATCCACCCTCGAAGCGGATCCGGGTAGCGGCCGAGGGGACCATCGCGGCGAGCGGGCTGGACTGGACGATCATCCGACCGACGATGATCTACGGGGGTCCCGACGACCGGAACATGGCCCGGCTGCTGGCGCTGCTCCGGCGCGTTCCGGTGCTGCCGGTCCCCGGCGGGGGGCATCATCTGCAGCAGCCGGTGCACGTCGAGGACCTGGCCCGCACCGTGCTGCGCGCAACGACGACCGCGGCGGCGATCGGACGCGCCTATGACGTCGCCGGGCCGGAGGCATTGACGTTCCGGCAGGTCGTGATCACGGCCGGCGCCGCCGTCGGCCGGCGGGTGATCTGCGTGCCCGTGCCGGTCCGCCCCGTCATCGCCGTGACCCGCGCCTACGAGCGGCGGGTGTCCTCGCCAAGGTTGAAGGCCGAACAGATCGCCCGGCTCATCGAGGACAAGGCGTTCGCGATCGACGCGGCCCGCCGCGACCTGGACCATCGTCCGCGGCCGTTCGCGGCCGGTATCGCGGCGCAGGCCACCTCATCACCCTATCGGGTGACCCCAAGCCGCTCTCCCGACCGAACGGAGACCCGGATGTTCCGGATCGACCAGGCCACCCAGCTGCTCCAGGACCTCCAACGGATCGCCAGGGTGGCTGGTCCCCCGACGGCGCTGCGCTTCGGTGCCGCCGTGGCCCGGCATGCTCCGACCATCCGCCGGGCGGGCAACCTGGATGCCGCCGACCGGGCGATGGCCACCGGCGGCCACACCTACCGGCCGCTGCCCGGGGTGACGGTCATGTTGCCCGGCACCGCGTTCGGCGGCGCGCGCGAGATGTACTGCCGCGGGGTCTACCACGCCCTCCCCGGGTACGCGCCGGCGGCCGGCGAGGTCGTCGTCGACCTCGGCGCAAACCAGGGCCTGTTCTCGGTGCTCGCGGCGCGAGCGGGCGCCGATGTGATTGCCGTCGAGGCGCAGCGCGGGTTCGCCCCCGCCTTCATCAACCATGCCGCCGGCAACGGTGTGTCGAACCACATCCAGCTGCTCCACGCCCTGGTCGGTCCGACCGCCGGCGTGTTCGCCGATCCGCGGGCCCGCCGGAACGCGACACACTGGGACGGGGACGTCGACGTCCTCACCATGGCAGAGGTGTTCGAGGCTGGCGGGGTCGACCAGGTCGACCTCGTCAAGCTGGACATCGAAGGCTCCGAGTTCGCCCTGTTCGACGAGCCTGGATGGCTGGACGCGGTTGGTCGGATCGTGATGGAGGTGCACACCGGGTTCGGCGATCCCCGTACGCTCGACGACCTGCTGGTCCGGCACGGCTTCGAGGTCACTCTGCTCGGTAACGACCTGGTGCCGACTGCCCATCTGGGCGACGCGGCGTCGGGCTACCTCTACGCCCGCCGGACCCGATCGACGACCCGGGCCATCCGCGGGTCCGCGCAGCCCGACGGTCGCCCGGTGTCGGTACCCGGCAGCCGCCCGTCATCCGAGCCCGGTTTCGTCGACGACCCCGCACCGCGGGGTGTCTCGGCGTGA
- a CDS encoding FkbM family methyltransferase, whose amino-acid sequence MPTLSVLRPLAERLTHHLVVARRLPPPFQATRIYVSSEAGLKYLRPSLAAVDPVLTDLVGEVVRPGHVVWDIGANVGLFAFAAASAATSSGTVVAVEPDTWLVGMLRRSQTRSPRHGGSSATDGRATVKILPAAVGAAPGISTFHIASRNRATSHLDGFGSSQTGGTRAAQLVPTFTLDGLLTHFPAPDVVKIDVEGAEHAVLSGGRRLLGDIRPTVICEVTGRNAEAVGDLLRGHGYRIVDAEVPPPARRPLTAAPWSTLAVPDVPPSTPRPASGQVPEPLVRA is encoded by the coding sequence GTGCCGACCCTGTCCGTCCTACGCCCTCTCGCGGAACGGCTCACCCACCATCTGGTGGTGGCCCGCCGCCTGCCGCCTCCCTTCCAGGCGACGCGCATCTACGTCTCTTCCGAGGCGGGTCTGAAGTATCTGCGCCCCAGTCTCGCCGCCGTCGATCCGGTCCTGACCGACCTGGTCGGCGAGGTCGTGCGCCCCGGCCACGTGGTCTGGGACATCGGCGCGAACGTGGGACTGTTCGCCTTCGCCGCCGCGTCCGCCGCGACGTCGTCCGGCACAGTCGTCGCGGTCGAGCCCGACACCTGGCTGGTCGGGATGTTGCGCCGGTCGCAGACACGGTCACCACGCCACGGCGGATCATCGGCCACCGATGGCCGCGCCACGGTGAAGATCCTGCCCGCCGCGGTCGGTGCGGCCCCGGGGATCAGCACGTTCCACATCGCGAGTCGCAACCGCGCGACCAGCCATCTGGACGGATTCGGCAGCAGCCAGACCGGCGGCACCCGCGCGGCACAGCTCGTGCCGACCTTCACCCTGGACGGCCTGCTCACCCATTTCCCGGCACCGGACGTCGTGAAAATCGACGTGGAGGGGGCCGAGCACGCGGTCCTCAGCGGTGGGCGCCGGCTTCTGGGCGACATCCGCCCGACCGTGATCTGCGAGGTCACCGGACGCAACGCCGAGGCCGTCGGCGACCTGCTGCGCGGGCACGGGTACCGCATCGTCGACGCGGAGGTTCCGCCGCCGGCCCGGCGGCCCCTGACGGCGGCACCCTGGTCCACGTTGGCCGTGCCAGACGTCCCGCCCTCCACCCCGCGACCCGCGTCCGGGCAGGTTCCCGAGCCCCTGGTGCGCGCATGA
- a CDS encoding glycosyltransferase has protein sequence MSSTHPILVDCAGARMGGALRFLTELDGYLSFRPGLQVHLVGRDRRIGPGWLARRERPGRYARAIALNNVGFLATRGERWVLLRNVLHFLPAEEARRLPGGLPDGVARTARLVRLFARRADVVVVPTTTMADRVLTILPSLSARLVVRPHPLSPDPTPPQARTPGRFLCPVLFAPFKPMGHLLRMVDAAATRLQEEIGAHLAITVTATDREAHEHGLSHCRTLRFVGRLTPAELRAHQRDAGALLQPTTMESFGYPLAEARLAGIPVIARDTSHNREVAGPVLVPYSRESADDLAVALRTALTFTPRPETGNPFDPTRYFDWLLDAGESSP, from the coding sequence ATGTCCAGCACCCACCCGATCCTGGTCGACTGTGCCGGTGCCCGGATGGGCGGGGCATTGCGGTTCCTGACCGAACTGGACGGTTACCTGAGTTTTCGGCCGGGCCTGCAGGTCCATCTGGTCGGCCGAGATCGCCGGATCGGACCGGGCTGGCTCGCCCGCCGGGAGCGGCCTGGGCGGTACGCGCGCGCGATCGCCCTCAACAACGTCGGCTTCCTCGCGACCCGCGGCGAACGGTGGGTCCTGCTGCGCAACGTGCTGCACTTCCTGCCGGCGGAGGAGGCCCGGCGGCTACCCGGCGGCCTGCCCGACGGCGTGGCACGGACAGCACGTCTCGTGCGGCTGTTCGCCCGTCGTGCGGACGTGGTCGTCGTACCGACGACCACGATGGCGGACCGGGTTCTCACCATACTTCCTAGCCTGTCCGCCAGGCTGGTGGTCCGGCCCCATCCGCTGTCCCCCGATCCGACCCCTCCCCAGGCCCGTACGCCGGGCCGGTTTCTGTGTCCCGTGTTGTTCGCGCCGTTCAAACCGATGGGGCACTTGCTCCGCATGGTCGATGCCGCCGCGACCCGGCTTCAGGAGGAGATCGGAGCCCACCTCGCGATCACGGTCACCGCGACCGATCGCGAGGCCCACGAACACGGCCTGTCCCACTGTCGGACGCTGCGGTTCGTGGGCCGGCTGACGCCGGCCGAGCTGCGGGCCCACCAACGCGATGCCGGCGCGTTGCTGCAGCCGACGACGATGGAGTCCTTCGGCTACCCGCTCGCCGAGGCACGGCTCGCCGGGATACCCGTCATCGCCCGCGACACCTCACACAACCGCGAGGTGGCCGGCCCGGTTCTGGTGCCGTACTCCCGGGAGTCGGCGGATGATCTCGCCGTGGCGCTGCGCACGGCGCTCACGTTCACACCACGGCCCGAGACGGGAAACCCCTTCGATCCGACGCGTTACTTCGACTGGTTGCTCGACGCAGGAGAGAGCTCACCGTGA
- a CDS encoding glycosyltransferase: MRTTAVIVHWGPTGPTMDLAAQLAAMPQISEVVVVANDLRGRPDGLGEETAWLVPPGNLGFGGGFRHACDAYPATDCYLLLNNDVQLVPATVDACLELLSRPGVGIVGPTLVNADGLHPGFAGLTRVFTVPRARRTPTDHADDVPWVTGAITFVKAECHRQVPMAVRYFLYYEDVDLCQRARAAGWRVLVSPAQAWHTGGGTVPGNGYTYYTVRNRLWFARIHGRPRQVALVTAWLLLAVLPRVAVSELVRRRGIVRVHCGLRGVVDGLARIPDIDQTLPGEPRASRWSTWTREARSVPRPRPAQDRPIGPSDPAGGVDRREKAAGTGELTRPG; encoded by the coding sequence ATGAGGACCACGGCGGTCATCGTCCACTGGGGGCCGACCGGGCCGACGATGGATCTGGCCGCGCAGCTGGCGGCGATGCCTCAGATCAGCGAGGTCGTCGTGGTGGCGAACGACCTGCGAGGACGACCCGACGGCCTCGGGGAAGAGACGGCCTGGCTCGTCCCCCCCGGCAACCTCGGTTTCGGCGGCGGCTTCCGGCACGCGTGTGACGCCTATCCGGCCACCGACTGCTATCTCCTGCTCAACAATGACGTCCAGCTCGTGCCGGCCACCGTCGACGCCTGTCTGGAACTACTGTCCCGCCCGGGCGTGGGCATCGTCGGACCCACTCTGGTCAACGCCGACGGTCTGCATCCGGGCTTCGCCGGGCTCACCCGCGTCTTCACCGTGCCGCGCGCCCGCCGGACCCCCACGGACCACGCCGATGACGTGCCGTGGGTCACCGGCGCGATCACCTTTGTCAAGGCCGAGTGTCATCGGCAGGTGCCGATGGCCGTTCGGTACTTCCTGTACTACGAGGACGTGGATCTCTGCCAGCGCGCTCGGGCGGCCGGGTGGCGTGTCCTCGTCAGTCCGGCCCAGGCCTGGCACACCGGTGGGGGGACGGTACCCGGCAACGGCTACACCTACTACACGGTGCGCAACCGGCTGTGGTTCGCCCGCATCCACGGCCGCCCGCGGCAGGTGGCGCTGGTGACCGCCTGGCTGCTCCTGGCGGTGCTGCCCCGGGTCGCCGTGTCCGAGCTGGTGCGCCGGCGCGGAATCGTCCGCGTCCACTGCGGCCTGCGCGGCGTCGTGGACGGTCTCGCCCGCATCCCCGACATCGACCAGACCCTGCCCGGGGAACCCCGGGCGTCCCGGTGGAGTACGTGGACACGCGAGGCCCGCTCCGTCCCGCGTCCTCGCCCGGCCCAGGACCGGCCGATCGGTCCGTCGGACCCCGCGGGGGGAGTCGACCGGCGGGAGAAGGCTGCCGGCACGGGGGAGCTCACCCGTCCCGGCTGA
- a CDS encoding FkbM family methyltransferase, producing MDASDVLYRTKISIAGALTSPAVGTVIAAATRNRVPNHGLRFDVADRDFTPQARAALFWRLYEGAEIRMIRRHLTTSGTVVELGASLGITSAHIASRLAPGSRLVCVEANPHLIEGLTRRLAAYAGHITLDVENRAITQAVGPVAFALVGNNLGSRLWDDASRRTVTIPAATLRDLLVRKRIAEFDLVSDIEGAEASFLLGDPGALDRCRRAVFEMHDTTFEGRPVTAADLLDAARGLGFQVVDRHGVVVTLSRDG from the coding sequence ATGGACGCCAGTGATGTTCTTTACCGAACCAAGATCTCGATCGCCGGTGCCCTGACGTCCCCGGCGGTGGGAACGGTCATCGCGGCGGCCACCCGCAACCGGGTCCCCAACCACGGGCTGCGTTTCGACGTGGCTGACCGCGACTTCACCCCGCAGGCGCGGGCGGCGCTGTTCTGGCGGCTGTACGAAGGGGCCGAGATCCGGATGATCCGCCGTCATCTCACGACCTCGGGCACCGTCGTGGAACTTGGTGCGAGTCTGGGCATCACCAGCGCGCATATCGCCTCGCGGCTGGCACCCGGCTCGCGGCTGGTGTGTGTGGAGGCCAATCCCCACCTCATCGAGGGCCTCACGCGACGCCTGGCCGCGTACGCCGGGCACATCACCCTGGACGTGGAGAACAGGGCGATCACGCAGGCCGTGGGTCCGGTGGCGTTCGCCCTCGTCGGGAACAACCTCGGTTCCCGGTTGTGGGACGACGCGTCACGGCGGACCGTCACCATTCCGGCGGCCACGCTTCGGGACCTGCTGGTACGCAAGAGGATCGCTGAGTTCGACCTCGTCAGCGACATCGAGGGTGCGGAGGCGTCGTTTCTGCTGGGGGATCCGGGCGCGCTGGACCGGTGCCGTCGAGCGGTGTTCGAGATGCACGACACGACCTTCGAGGGACGGCCCGTCACCGCGGCGGACCTGCTCGACGCCGCGCGTGGACTGGGCTTCCAGGTGGTCGACCGCCACGGAGTGGTGGTCACGCTCAGCCGGGACGGGTGA
- a CDS encoding heparinase II/III family protein — protein MTASVPLGRYLRTTAGLRPVQLGARVRLRGQRAVLSRHPGLGEMLLRGRPPAESWPIGFLPFDGRCPPARPMFDEIVAGRLTLLGHSRDLCPRDSNTPATGTPVPPTPTTGTPAGAGAAAAPARWDWRQADAPLLWRYHLHYWDWAWAFTTEAVQGPAMFARLYLAWRTSVALGDPVAWSPYVVSLRAWTLCALWPRLARGTPAEMAVLADLGVCRSFLRTHLETDVGGNHLLKNYKALIGLAVADDDARGRRRWVDALLRELDRQVLSDGGHYERSPTYHCQVLADLDDVAGLLTAAGHVVSGALLDAAGRMRSWLTAVLGPDGVVPTLNDGFAVPAEALRLLLPAPVRPTPIAVQGPGPVPIPAPRLAEMPTSTSQSTVGTVPRPRTPASDRADALLLVDSGLAVLTAGPWHLLADVGLPCPEDLPAHAHADTLAFLLWHDGRPLLVDTGTSTYAPGPDRDAERGTAAHSTVIVDHADSTEVWGAFRAGRRARPTLVTMCHHENVATLAAGHDGYRHLPGRPVHWRTWRLDPSGLSVDDRITGEGRHHVEVLFHFAPGVSVTAAAADTRRTSTTSIGTTSIGTSRNAATRSGATDALTVTTSQGRLVLRAGGPGRWVVRSTRRAVGWSRTVPAYTAAYVIDAELPVAVRTTVVHEVRSGGPRSGNLRSGDTESSPARL, from the coding sequence GTGACCGCGTCGGTTCCGCTCGGTCGCTACCTGCGCACCACCGCGGGACTGCGACCGGTCCAGCTCGGTGCCCGTGTCCGGCTGCGCGGGCAACGGGCCGTCCTGAGTCGCCACCCGGGCCTGGGCGAGATGCTGCTGCGCGGCAGGCCGCCAGCGGAATCCTGGCCGATCGGGTTCCTGCCGTTCGACGGCAGATGCCCGCCGGCTCGGCCGATGTTCGACGAGATCGTCGCGGGCCGCCTAACCCTGCTCGGTCACTCCCGCGATCTGTGTCCCCGGGACTCCAACACTCCCGCTACTGGAACCCCCGTACCCCCCACCCCCACGACCGGCACCCCCGCGGGGGCCGGCGCCGCCGCGGCCCCCGCCCGATGGGACTGGAGGCAGGCCGACGCTCCGCTGCTGTGGCGCTACCATCTGCACTACTGGGACTGGGCATGGGCATTCACCACCGAGGCTGTCCAGGGGCCCGCGATGTTCGCCCGGCTGTATCTGGCCTGGCGGACCTCGGTGGCCCTGGGCGATCCGGTTGCCTGGTCGCCCTACGTCGTGTCACTCCGGGCCTGGACGCTGTGTGCCTTGTGGCCCCGGCTCGCGCGGGGAACGCCCGCCGAGATGGCGGTCCTCGCCGACCTCGGCGTCTGCCGGTCCTTCCTGCGCACTCATCTGGAGACCGACGTCGGCGGGAACCACCTGCTGAAGAACTACAAGGCGCTGATCGGGCTGGCGGTCGCCGATGACGACGCCCGCGGCCGCCGACGATGGGTCGACGCGCTGCTGCGCGAGCTCGATCGGCAGGTCCTCAGCGACGGTGGACACTACGAGCGCTCCCCCACCTATCACTGTCAGGTGCTGGCCGACCTCGACGACGTCGCCGGGCTGCTCACCGCGGCGGGCCACGTGGTGTCCGGCGCCCTGCTCGACGCGGCCGGCAGGATGCGGTCCTGGCTGACGGCCGTACTCGGACCGGACGGCGTGGTTCCCACGCTCAACGACGGGTTCGCGGTGCCCGCCGAGGCCCTGCGGCTGCTTCTCCCGGCTCCGGTAAGACCGACGCCGATCGCAGTCCAGGGTCCGGGTCCCGTTCCGATCCCGGCACCGCGCCTGGCCGAGATGCCCACCTCGACGTCGCAGTCGACCGTGGGGACCGTGCCCCGTCCGCGGACGCCCGCATCTGACCGGGCCGACGCCCTTCTGCTGGTCGACAGCGGTCTCGCCGTGCTGACGGCTGGACCGTGGCATCTGCTCGCCGACGTGGGCCTGCCCTGTCCCGAGGACCTTCCGGCCCACGCCCACGCCGACACCCTCGCGTTTCTGCTCTGGCACGACGGCCGGCCGCTCCTGGTGGATACCGGGACCTCGACCTACGCCCCCGGACCGGATCGGGACGCCGAACGCGGTACCGCCGCCCACTCGACCGTCATCGTCGATCACGCCGACTCGACCGAGGTCTGGGGCGCGTTCCGGGCGGGCCGCCGGGCCCGTCCCACTCTTGTCACGATGTGCCACCACGAAAACGTGGCGACGTTGGCCGCCGGCCATGACGGCTACCGCCACCTTCCCGGGCGACCCGTGCACTGGCGGACGTGGCGACTCGACCCGAGTGGGTTGTCCGTCGACGATCGGATCACCGGGGAGGGCCGCCACCACGTCGAGGTGCTGTTCCACTTCGCCCCCGGGGTGTCCGTCACCGCCGCGGCGGCCGATACCAGGCGAACCAGTACCACCTCGATCGGGACCACCTCGATCGGGACCAGCCGGAACGCGGCCACCCGGAGCGGGGCCACGGATGCGCTCACGGTGACCACCTCCCAGGGGCGGCTGGTCCTGCGGGCCGGCGGACCGGGGCGGTGGGTGGTGCGCTCCACCCGCCGGGCGGTCGGATGGAGCCGTACGGTGCCGGCGTACACCGCCGCGTACGTGATCGATGCCGAGCTGCCTGTCGCGGTACGCACCACGGTCGTCCACGAAGTCCGCTCCGGCGGCCCGCGCTCCGGCAACCTGCGCTCCGGCGACACGGAATCGTCGCCCGCCCGCCTCTGA
- a CDS encoding glycosyltransferase family 4 protein — protein MVPSPVRSRVLLVTHYFPPETGAPQSRLSETARAWAANGLDVTVLTGMPNHPTGKIPAAYRGAWLRTERVDGYRVVRTWLYATPNEGIARKTLGHLSFMVTSVLLGGRPAGPADVVVVSSPTFFPLGSAWLLARLRGARLVVEVRDLWPAIFEHLGVLTDRRVLGVLERLELAAYRAADAVVTVTEGFREDIVRRGIAPRKVHVIPNGVDLRRFHPTTAASADIRAWLGATDGDTLVLYLGAHGISHGLTSIADAAARVTGRPIRFAFVGEGAEKRRLVGHVESLGLANTVLRDGVAREEVPAVVATADICVVPLRDVPMFDTFIPSKMFEFLAAGRPVIGAVRGEAARILLAAGQMVVPPEDSAALAEAILVLAADPDRRARMARGGRAHVEAHYDRDDLARRYQTLLFDNAPFPAPPPPTTLSPPVQVPAPVPAPDVVA, from the coding sequence GTGGTCCCCTCTCCTGTCCGGTCGCGCGTCCTGCTGGTGACGCACTACTTCCCCCCGGAGACCGGAGCTCCCCAGTCCCGGTTGTCGGAGACGGCACGCGCGTGGGCGGCGAACGGGCTCGACGTCACCGTACTCACCGGCATGCCGAACCACCCGACGGGCAAGATCCCTGCCGCCTATCGCGGCGCCTGGCTGCGGACCGAGCGGGTCGACGGGTACCGCGTCGTACGCACCTGGCTCTATGCCACTCCCAACGAGGGGATCGCCCGCAAGACCCTCGGTCATCTGTCGTTCATGGTCACCAGCGTCCTGCTCGGCGGCCGGCCCGCCGGCCCGGCCGACGTGGTGGTGGTGTCCTCGCCGACCTTCTTTCCCCTCGGCTCGGCCTGGCTGCTCGCCAGGCTGCGCGGCGCCCGGCTGGTTGTGGAGGTCCGCGACCTGTGGCCGGCCATCTTCGAGCACCTCGGCGTCCTCACCGACCGGCGGGTCCTCGGCGTTCTCGAACGCCTCGAACTCGCCGCCTACCGGGCCGCCGACGCCGTTGTCACGGTGACGGAGGGGTTCCGGGAGGACATCGTGCGACGAGGCATCGCGCCGCGCAAGGTGCACGTGATTCCCAACGGCGTGGACCTCCGCCGGTTCCACCCGACGACCGCGGCCTCGGCCGACATCCGGGCCTGGCTGGGCGCCACCGACGGCGACACCCTCGTGCTCTACCTCGGCGCCCACGGCATCTCGCACGGACTGACCTCGATCGCCGACGCGGCCGCCCGGGTGACCGGCCGGCCGATCCGGTTCGCCTTCGTCGGTGAGGGGGCCGAGAAACGCAGGCTCGTCGGGCACGTCGAGAGCCTGGGACTGGCCAACACGGTGCTGCGCGACGGGGTTGCCCGCGAGGAGGTACCCGCCGTCGTCGCGACCGCCGACATCTGCGTTGTCCCACTGCGGGACGTGCCGATGTTCGACACGTTCATCCCATCGAAGATGTTCGAGTTCCTCGCCGCGGGCCGCCCGGTGATCGGGGCGGTCCGCGGCGAGGCGGCCCGGATCCTCCTTGCCGCCGGGCAGATGGTCGTGCCCCCCGAGGACTCGGCCGCGCTGGCGGAGGCGATCCTGGTCCTGGCGGCGGACCCGGACCGCCGGGCGCGGATGGCCCGCGGCGGGCGGGCGCACGTCGAGGCCCACTACGATCGCGACGATCTGGCCCGCCGGTACCAGACGCTGCTGTTCGACAACGCACCGTTCCCGGCGCCGCCTCCACCGACGACCCTTTCCCCACCGGTGCAGGTACCTGCACCGGTACCTGCACCGGACGTGGTCGCATGA
- a CDS encoding glycosyltransferase family 2 protein, producing MTTQTHRIPPRQGPSFPAAPPAAPEPATPAPAAPEPAAPEPATTRTPRRANWPTPYDTAAPAGSTQPQPAPGSVPVTAIILAHNEAPNIVRAIRSAGWCRQVVVVDSGSTDGTADLARAIGATVWHEPWRGFAGQRQWAMTNPGIAHDWVYFLDSDEWVSTALAAEIAARLGTADCAAYSQRRRLVFEGRWIAHCGWYANSWQARLLDRRVAYFDAAVTYSERAVVTGEVGRLSADLIDEDHKGLAAWLRKHVRYAELEAARRVTQPAVRERLARVREEVRRPTGSTRPLTRTIARDVIFPLVPAKPAVLFCYMYLLRSGWRDGRQGLLFCLYYAWYELTIGALTRSVHR from the coding sequence GTGACGACGCAGACCCACCGAATCCCGCCGCGCCAGGGCCCGTCGTTCCCCGCGGCACCACCGGCCGCACCAGAACCGGCAACGCCAGCACCGGCCGCGCCAGAACCAGCCGCGCCAGAACCAGCAACGACGCGAACCCCGCGCCGAGCGAACTGGCCGACCCCCTATGACACCGCCGCCCCCGCCGGATCGACACAGCCACAGCCGGCGCCGGGATCGGTTCCCGTCACCGCGATCATCCTCGCCCACAACGAGGCACCAAACATCGTCCGGGCGATCAGGTCCGCCGGTTGGTGTCGACAGGTCGTCGTCGTGGACTCGGGTTCCACCGACGGCACCGCGGATCTGGCCCGCGCCATCGGTGCGACCGTCTGGCACGAGCCCTGGCGTGGGTTCGCCGGCCAGCGGCAGTGGGCGATGACCAACCCGGGGATCGCCCACGACTGGGTGTACTTCCTCGACAGCGACGAATGGGTGTCGACCGCGCTCGCCGCCGAGATCGCCGCCCGGCTGGGGACGGCGGACTGCGCGGCCTACAGCCAACGACGCCGGCTGGTGTTCGAAGGCCGCTGGATCGCGCATTGCGGGTGGTACGCGAACAGCTGGCAGGCGCGGCTGCTCGATCGGCGGGTGGCGTACTTCGACGCCGCCGTCACCTACAGCGAACGGGCCGTGGTCACTGGTGAGGTCGGACGGCTGTCCGCCGACCTGATCGACGAGGACCACAAGGGACTCGCCGCCTGGCTACGCAAGCACGTGCGCTACGCCGAACTGGAGGCGGCGCGCCGCGTGACGCAGCCCGCTGTCCGGGAGCGGTTGGCGCGGGTCCGCGAGGAGGTGCGCCGGCCCACCGGGTCGACCCGACCGCTCACCCGGACCATCGCGAGGGACGTGATCTTCCCGCTGGTTCCGGCCAAGCCGGCGGTCCTCTTCTGCTACATGTACCTGCTACGGAGCGGATGGCGGGATGGGCGGCAGGGGCTGCTGTTCTGTCTCTACTACGCCTGGTATGAGCTCACGATCGGCGCACTGACTCGGTCCGTTCACCGGTGA